Proteins encoded within one genomic window of Sphingosinicella ginsenosidimutans:
- a CDS encoding Lrp/AsnC family transcriptional regulator, giving the protein MDRTDLRILAILQQDSSLPVAEIASRVNLSQTPCWRRIQKLEAQGIIERRVALVDPKAIGLGISVFVEIEAPDHTPDWLGAFADAVAAMPEVMEVYRMAGEIDYLLRVAVGSMADYDDFYRRLIARVPLKNVTSRFAMERVKHTTAYPLGDDGTRA; this is encoded by the coding sequence ATGGACCGCACCGATCTTCGCATCCTCGCCATCCTCCAGCAGGATTCGTCGCTTCCCGTCGCCGAGATCGCGAGCCGCGTGAACCTCTCGCAGACGCCCTGCTGGCGGCGGATCCAGAAGCTCGAGGCGCAGGGGATTATCGAGCGGCGCGTGGCGCTGGTCGATCCCAAGGCGATCGGGCTCGGCATTTCCGTCTTCGTCGAGATCGAGGCGCCGGACCACACACCCGACTGGCTCGGCGCCTTCGCCGACGCGGTCGCCGCCATGCCCGAGGTGATGGAGGTTTACCGCATGGCCGGCGAGATCGATTATCTGCTGCGCGTCGCGGTCGGATCGATGGCCGATTATGACGATTTCTATCGTCGGCTGATCGCCCGCGTGCCGCTCAAGAACGTCACGTCGCGATTCGCGATGGAGCGGGTCAAGCACACCACCGCCTATCCGCTCGGCGATGATGGTACGCGCGCATGA
- a CDS encoding YebC/PmpR family DNA-binding transcriptional regulator, whose product MAGHSKFKNIMYRKGAQDKKRSAMFSKLSREITVAAKAGLPDPDANPRLRAAVLAARAQSMPKDNIQRAIDKASGGEAENYEEIRYEGFGPGGVSIVVDALTDNRNRTATNVRTAFSKNGGNLGASGSVTHGFDRLGLIEYPASVGDADKVLEAAIDAGAEDVESDEDGHRVWTTIDDLHSVSRALESALGEAEAVKLAWRPQTSVTVGEDDAQQLLKLVDALEEDDDVQTVWGNYEVPDEVMEKLG is encoded by the coding sequence ATGGCCGGCCACAGCAAATTCAAGAACATCATGTATCGCAAGGGCGCGCAGGACAAGAAGCGCTCGGCGATGTTCTCCAAGCTCTCGCGTGAGATCACGGTCGCGGCCAAGGCCGGGCTGCCCGATCCCGATGCGAACCCGCGCCTCAGGGCCGCTGTGCTCGCCGCGCGGGCGCAGTCGATGCCCAAGGACAATATCCAGCGCGCGATCGACAAGGCGTCAGGCGGCGAAGCCGAGAATTACGAGGAAATCCGCTACGAAGGCTTTGGGCCGGGCGGTGTCTCGATCGTCGTCGATGCGCTCACCGACAATCGCAACCGAACCGCGACCAATGTCCGCACCGCTTTCTCGAAGAATGGCGGCAATCTGGGCGCCTCGGGATCGGTGACGCACGGCTTCGACCGGCTTGGACTGATCGAATATCCGGCAAGCGTCGGCGATGCCGACAAGGTGCTGGAGGCGGCGATCGACGCGGGGGCCGAGGATGTCGAATCCGACGAGGACGGGCACCGCGTCTGGACGACGATCGACGATCTCCACAGCGTCTCGCGCGCGCTCGAGAGCGCGCTCGGCGAAGCCGAGGCGGTGAAGCTCGCCTGGCGGCCGCAAACCTCGGTCACCGTCGGCGAGGACGACGCGCAGCAGCTCCTGAAGCTCGTCGACGCGCTTGAGGAAGATGACGACGTCCAGACCGTGTGGGGCAATTACGAAGTGCCCGACGAGGTGATGGAGAAGCTGGGTTAG
- a CDS encoding GGDEF domain-containing protein, protein MADVERNDELDGAARAALDRLADENALLRAALADVRARVAELEASADCDPLTGLPNERELARHLDRVVSQSGRHGTPAAFLAIDIRSLREINARHGRVAGDAALRHLGRLLKGLIRASDVVARMNGGFALILDHLDSESAIETGERIARFVAGQPLDIGGADLVLDLTVGVAAILPGDGADDVLHRAHRNLARVKEFSA, encoded by the coding sequence ATGGCTGACGTGGAACGCAACGATGAGCTGGATGGTGCGGCGCGCGCCGCACTCGACCGCCTCGCTGACGAGAATGCGCTGCTTCGCGCGGCGCTCGCCGACGTGCGCGCGCGCGTCGCCGAGCTCGAGGCGAGCGCCGACTGCGATCCACTGACCGGCCTTCCCAACGAGCGCGAGCTCGCCCGCCATCTCGACAGGGTCGTGAGCCAAAGTGGGCGGCACGGCACCCCCGCGGCCTTCCTTGCCATCGACATCCGGTCGCTGCGGGAGATCAACGCCCGACACGGACGGGTCGCCGGCGATGCCGCGCTCCGCCATCTCGGCCGGCTGCTCAAGGGGCTCATTCGGGCGAGCGACGTGGTTGCGCGCATGAACGGCGGCTTCGCCCTGATCCTCGACCATCTCGACAGCGAATCGGCGATCGAGACGGGCGAGCGGATCGCGCGCTTCGTGGCCGGCCAGCCGCTCGACATCGGCGGCGCCGACCTCGTGCTCGACCTCACCGTCGGAGTCGCTGCGATCCTGCCAGGCGACGGCGCCGACGACGTCCTTCACCGCGCCCACCGCAATCTGGCGCGGGTCAAGGAATTCAGCGCCTAG
- the purE gene encoding 5-(carboxyamino)imidazole ribonucleotide mutase — translation MAEAAPLVGIIMGSRSDWETMRHAAEMLDALGIAYETRVVSAHRTPQRLYDYATSAVGRGLKAIIAGAGGAAHLPGMAASMTRLPVLGVPVESKALSGLDSLLSIVQMPAGVPVATYAIGRAGAANAGLAAAAILALGDDALAARLDAWRAAQTDAVDERPE, via the coding sequence ATGGCCGAAGCCGCGCCGCTCGTCGGAATCATCATGGGCAGCCGCTCCGATTGGGAGACGATGCGCCATGCCGCCGAGATGCTCGACGCTCTCGGCATCGCCTATGAGACGCGCGTCGTCTCCGCCCATCGCACCCCGCAGCGTCTCTACGATTATGCGACCAGCGCCGTCGGACGCGGGCTCAAGGCGATCATCGCCGGGGCCGGCGGGGCAGCCCATCTGCCCGGCATGGCGGCGTCGATGACGCGGCTGCCCGTGCTCGGCGTTCCGGTCGAATCCAAAGCCCTGAGCGGTCTCGACAGCCTGCTGTCGATCGTCCAGATGCCCGCCGGCGTGCCGGTCGCGACCTATGCGATCGGTCGGGCGGGGGCCGCCAATGCCGGGCTCGCCGCCGCCGCCATCCTCGCGCTTGGCGACGATGCGCTTGCAGCGCGGCTCGATGCCTGGCGCGCGGCACAGACCGACGCGGTCGACGAACGCCCGGAATGA
- the pyk gene encoding pyruvate kinase: MSGYAFAMPRKEPSHAPYSPRSRKVRILATLGPASDTPEMIRALAEAGADAFRINMSHGNHDDHRRRIAAIRRLETETGRPTTILADLQGPKLRVGRFKDDKAELRNGQRFVFDRRKEPGDATRVALPHKEIFEAVRAGARLLVDDGKLVLRVTAHDAETIETEVEVGGTISNNKGLNLPDVVLPLAALTDKDRADLTFALEEGVDWIALSFVQRPEDVAEARRLIGGKAALLAKIEKPSAIDRLEGILELADAVMVARGDLGVELPPEAVPPLQKRIVEAARRLGRPVVVATQMLESMITAPSPTRAEVSDVATAVYDGADAIMLSAESASGRFPREAVAMMNRIATSAESDPTHYARVHFTETLPDATTNDAIARAASEMARTITASAIVCFTSSGSTARRVARERPIVPLLVLTPSMRTARQLGLLWGAHAVRTRDVHSFEEMVGKSKRMALRHAIAKGGDRLIVTAGVPFGVPGSTNVVHVARLIGDELDRHRAS, encoded by the coding sequence ATGAGCGGCTATGCCTTCGCCATGCCGCGAAAAGAGCCCAGCCACGCCCCTTATTCCCCGCGCTCCCGCAAGGTGCGCATCCTCGCGACGCTTGGGCCGGCGAGCGACACGCCGGAGATGATCCGCGCGCTCGCCGAGGCGGGGGCCGATGCCTTCCGCATCAACATGAGCCACGGCAATCATGACGATCACCGGCGAAGGATCGCCGCGATCCGGCGGCTGGAGACGGAAACCGGCCGGCCGACGACGATCCTGGCCGATCTGCAGGGGCCCAAGCTGCGCGTCGGCCGCTTCAAGGACGACAAGGCCGAGCTCAGGAACGGCCAGCGGTTCGTTTTCGATCGCCGCAAGGAGCCGGGCGACGCGACAAGGGTCGCACTGCCGCACAAGGAGATTTTCGAGGCGGTGCGGGCGGGCGCGCGCCTGCTGGTCGACGACGGCAAGCTGGTCCTTCGCGTCACCGCGCATGATGCGGAGACGATCGAGACCGAGGTCGAGGTCGGCGGCACGATCTCGAACAACAAGGGGCTGAACCTCCCCGATGTGGTGCTCCCGCTGGCGGCGCTGACCGACAAGGACCGGGCCGATCTCACGTTCGCGCTCGAAGAGGGGGTGGATTGGATTGCGCTGTCCTTCGTCCAGCGGCCCGAGGACGTGGCCGAGGCGCGACGGCTGATCGGCGGCAAGGCGGCGCTGCTCGCCAAGATCGAGAAGCCGTCGGCGATCGACCGGCTCGAGGGGATATTGGAGCTTGCCGACGCGGTGATGGTGGCGCGCGGCGATCTTGGCGTCGAGCTGCCGCCCGAGGCGGTGCCGCCGCTCCAGAAGCGGATCGTCGAGGCGGCGCGGCGGCTGGGCCGCCCGGTCGTCGTCGCCACCCAGATGCTCGAATCGATGATCACCGCCCCGTCGCCGACCCGGGCGGAGGTGTCGGACGTCGCGACCGCGGTCTATGACGGCGCCGACGCGATCATGCTGTCCGCCGAAAGCGCGTCCGGCCGGTTCCCGCGCGAGGCGGTGGCGATGATGAACCGGATCGCGACCAGCGCCGAATCCGATCCAACCCACTATGCCCGCGTCCATTTCACCGAGACCCTGCCCGACGCCACCACGAACGACGCGATCGCGCGGGCGGCGAGCGAAATGGCGCGCACCATCACCGCATCGGCCATCGTCTGCTTCACCAGTTCGGGATCGACTGCCCGGCGGGTGGCGCGCGAGCGGCCGATCGTGCCGCTGCTGGTGCTCACCCCGTCGATGCGAACCGCGCGTCAGCTCGGCCTTTTGTGGGGCGCCCATGCCGTGCGCACCCGCGACGTCCACAGTTTCGAGGAGATGGTCGGCAAATCCAAGCGAATGGCGCTGCGCCACGCGATCGCGAAGGGTGGCGACCGGCTGATCGTCACCGCCGGCGTCCCCTTCGGCGTGCCCGGATCGACCAATGTGGTGCATGTCGCCCGCCTGATCGGCGACGAGCTCGATCGGCACAGGGCAAGCTGA
- a CDS encoding DUF2312 domain-containing protein codes for MAEGSIAADELRLLIERIERLEEEKKAMQDDIKDVYAEAKARGYDPKTMRTVVRLRKMEKHVREESEALLDTYKAALGLA; via the coding sequence TTGGCGGAAGGAAGCATTGCGGCCGACGAATTGCGGCTGCTGATCGAGCGGATCGAGCGGCTCGAGGAAGAGAAGAAGGCGATGCAGGACGACATCAAGGACGTCTATGCCGAAGCCAAGGCGCGCGGCTATGATCCCAAGACGATGCGCACGGTGGTGCGGCTTCGCAAGATGGAAAAGCACGTCCGCGAGGAATCCGAGGCGCTTCTCGATACCTACAAGGCAGCGCTCGGGCTCGCCTGA
- the ruvA gene encoding Holliday junction branch migration protein RuvA, producing the protein MIARLRGTLTEFGADHAVIDVNGVGYLVSASTRTLSGLGAIGDEVVLHTEMLVGEDFIRLVGFASAEERDWFRLLVSVQGVGARVALAILSALSADEVHRAVASGDHAMIARAQGVGPKLAQRIVNELKDKAGSVALGPAGTAAPAPAGGKAQDAISALANLGFRPAEAAAAVAKAEAELGPEATLDALVRLALKKAAK; encoded by the coding sequence ATGATCGCGAGGCTGCGGGGAACATTGACGGAGTTTGGCGCCGATCATGCGGTGATCGACGTGAACGGCGTCGGCTACCTCGTCTCCGCCTCCACCCGCACCCTTTCCGGCCTCGGCGCGATCGGGGACGAGGTGGTGCTCCACACCGAAATGCTGGTCGGCGAGGATTTCATTCGCCTGGTCGGCTTCGCCTCGGCCGAGGAGCGCGACTGGTTCCGGCTGCTCGTGTCGGTCCAGGGCGTCGGGGCCCGCGTGGCGCTGGCCATCCTCTCCGCCCTGTCCGCCGACGAGGTCCACCGCGCGGTGGCAAGCGGCGACCATGCGATGATCGCCCGCGCCCAGGGCGTCGGCCCCAAGCTCGCGCAGCGCATCGTCAACGAGCTGAAGGACAAGGCCGGCAGCGTCGCCCTCGGCCCCGCCGGCACGGCCGCGCCTGCCCCGGCGGGCGGCAAGGCCCAGGACGCCATTTCCGCCCTCGCCAATCTCGGCTTCCGCCCCGCCGAAGCGGCAGCGGCTGTGGCGAAGGCCGAGGCGGAGCTTGGGCCGGAAGCCACGCTGGATGCGCTGGTGCGGCTGGCGCTAAAAAAGGCCGCGAAATGA
- the gpmA gene encoding 2,3-diphosphoglycerate-dependent phosphoglycerate mutase, producing MPRLVLVRHGQSAWNLENRFTGWWDVDLTPQGEAEAQAAGALLAAKGLDFDLCFTSLQTRAIRTLHIALRAMGRLWLPEEKDWRLNERHYGGLTGLNKAETAARHGDEQVKIWRRSFDIPPPPLPPGSEYDLARDRRYAGIEVPATESLKDTIARVLPYWDTRIAPALKSGERVLISAHGNSLRALVKHLSRIPDDEITSLEIPTGQPIVYELDDDLNAIERYYLKDR from the coding sequence ATGCCGCGCCTCGTCCTCGTCCGCCACGGCCAGTCGGCCTGGAACCTCGAAAACCGCTTCACCGGCTGGTGGGATGTCGATCTGACGCCGCAGGGAGAGGCCGAAGCGCAGGCGGCGGGCGCGCTGCTCGCCGCCAAGGGCCTCGATTTCGATCTTTGCTTCACCAGCCTCCAGACCCGCGCGATCCGCACGCTCCACATCGCGCTCAGGGCGATGGGCCGGCTGTGGCTGCCCGAGGAGAAGGACTGGCGGCTGAACGAGCGGCACTATGGCGGGCTCACCGGGCTGAACAAGGCGGAGACCGCGGCCAGGCATGGCGACGAGCAGGTGAAGATCTGGCGGCGCAGCTTCGACATCCCGCCGCCGCCGCTCCCGCCGGGCAGCGAATATGACCTCGCCCGGGACCGCCGCTATGCCGGGATCGAGGTGCCGGCGACCGAGAGCCTCAAGGACACGATCGCGCGGGTGCTTCCTTACTGGGACACCCGGATCGCGCCGGCGCTGAAGTCGGGGGAGCGCGTGCTGATCTCCGCGCATGGCAATTCGCTGCGGGCGCTGGTCAAGCATCTGTCGCGCATTCCGGACGACGAGATTACCAGCCTCGAAATCCCGACTGGCCAGCCGATCGTCTATGAACTCGACGATGATCTGAACGCGATCGAGCGTTACTATCTCAAGGACCGCTAG
- a CDS encoding 5-(carboxyamino)imidazole ribonucleotide synthase, whose amino-acid sequence MIPPGATIGIVGGGQLGRMLALAAAPLGYRCHIYAPGEAPPAAEVAARFTRGAFDDAEALARFADQVDIVTYEFENIAAGPLKALGEHSELHPPPRALEIAQDRLAEKRFVLELGGRPAPFAAVDDRAGLDAAMAGIGTPAILKTRRLGYDGKGQARLMAPGDADAAWAAVNGAPSVLEGFVAFDGEFSILLCRGGDGRIVLWDAPRNVHEGGILRRSTVPAPATFAPAIEKGARLASAIAEALDYVGVLAVEFFAVGGEALFNEMAPRVHNSGHWTIEGATTSQFENHVRAICGLPLGATALTAAGAEMRNLIGAEADEWPAILADPAAHLHLYGKGEARPGRKMGHVTTLS is encoded by the coding sequence ATGATCCCGCCGGGCGCGACCATCGGGATTGTCGGGGGCGGACAGCTCGGGCGGATGCTCGCGCTCGCCGCCGCGCCTCTGGGCTATCGCTGCCATATCTACGCGCCCGGCGAGGCACCGCCCGCGGCCGAGGTCGCCGCGCGCTTCACCCGGGGAGCGTTCGACGATGCCGAGGCGCTGGCGCGCTTCGCGGACCAGGTCGACATCGTCACCTATGAGTTCGAGAATATCGCCGCCGGCCCGCTCAAGGCGCTCGGCGAGCATTCCGAGCTTCACCCCCCGCCGCGCGCGCTGGAGATCGCGCAGGACCGGCTGGCCGAAAAGCGCTTCGTCCTTGAGCTTGGCGGGCGCCCTGCGCCGTTCGCTGCGGTCGACGATCGCGCCGGCCTCGACGCGGCCATGGCCGGGATCGGCACGCCCGCGATCCTGAAGACGCGGAGGCTCGGCTATGATGGAAAGGGCCAGGCGCGGCTCATGGCGCCGGGCGATGCCGATGCGGCCTGGGCCGCGGTGAACGGCGCGCCGTCGGTTCTGGAAGGCTTCGTCGCCTTTGACGGCGAGTTTTCGATCCTGCTGTGCCGGGGAGGGGATGGCCGGATCGTGCTGTGGGATGCGCCGCGCAATGTGCATGAAGGCGGCATCCTTCGTCGTTCGACGGTTCCCGCGCCCGCCACGTTCGCGCCGGCGATCGAAAAGGGTGCGCGGCTCGCCAGCGCCATTGCCGAGGCGCTCGACTATGTCGGGGTTCTGGCCGTCGAATTCTTTGCCGTTGGCGGCGAGGCCTTGTTCAACGAAATGGCCCCGCGCGTCCACAATAGCGGCCACTGGACGATCGAGGGTGCGACGACCTCGCAGTTCGAAAATCACGTCCGCGCGATCTGCGGACTGCCGCTCGGGGCGACGGCGCTCACCGCTGCGGGGGCCGAAATGCGCAACCTGATCGGCGCCGAGGCGGATGAGTGGCCGGCGATCCTCGCCGATCCCGCGGCCCACCTCCACCTCTACGGCAAAGGCGAGGCCCGACCCGGGCGCAAGATGGGCCATGTCACGACATTGAGCTGA
- a CDS encoding M14 family metallopeptidase: MTLSVSSAFDGGNIRLVAIDGDRVDLEIVKDHQSDFYQWFYFRLTGGAGRDLQLRITNCAGSAYPHGWDNYRACMSYDREEWTRVDSNYEAGALTVRLTPASDSVWIAYFAPYTMERHHDLVASVAAQPGVEYRSLGQTLDGQELDYFRLPGGPLQAWLYARQHPGETMAEWWMEGALERLLDEADPVVRKLRERFTFHVVPNMNPDGSKRGHLRTNAVGVNLNREWHAPSAERSPEVLYVRDEMDKTGVDFAMDVHGDEAIAANFLAGFEGIPSFKQSQQDLFEAFSTALVAATPDFQTEKGYEVPAPGQANLSMSTAQLAERYGAVSMTLEMPFKDNETLPDETYGWSPDRCRLLARACLDALHAVSGRIADYRKA, encoded by the coding sequence ATGACTCTCTCCGTTTCCAGCGCCTTCGACGGCGGCAATATCCGTTTGGTCGCAATCGACGGCGACCGTGTCGATCTCGAGATCGTCAAGGACCACCAATCCGATTTCTACCAGTGGTTCTATTTCCGCCTGACCGGGGGCGCCGGCCGCGATCTCCAGCTTCGCATCACCAATTGCGCCGGCTCCGCCTATCCGCATGGCTGGGACAATTACCGCGCCTGCATGTCCTATGATCGCGAGGAATGGACGCGGGTCGACAGCAACTATGAAGCCGGCGCGCTGACGGTCCGCCTGACCCCGGCGTCGGACAGCGTGTGGATCGCCTATTTCGCGCCCTATACGATGGAGCGGCACCACGATCTCGTCGCCTCGGTCGCGGCCCAGCCCGGCGTCGAATATCGCTCGCTCGGCCAGACGCTCGACGGGCAGGAGCTTGATTATTTCCGGCTTCCCGGCGGCCCGCTCCAGGCCTGGCTCTACGCGCGCCAGCATCCCGGCGAGACGATGGCCGAATGGTGGATGGAAGGGGCGCTTGAGCGGTTGCTCGACGAGGCCGACCCGGTCGTCCGCAAGCTGCGCGAGCGCTTCACCTTCCACGTCGTTCCGAACATGAACCCGGACGGATCGAAGCGCGGACACCTTCGCACCAACGCGGTCGGCGTCAATCTCAACCGCGAATGGCACGCGCCAAGCGCCGAGAGGAGCCCGGAAGTGCTCTACGTGCGCGACGAGATGGACAAGACCGGCGTCGATTTTGCGATGGACGTCCATGGCGACGAGGCGATCGCCGCCAATTTCCTCGCGGGCTTCGAGGGCATCCCGTCTTTCAAGCAGTCGCAACAGGACCTGTTCGAGGCCTTTTCGACCGCGCTGGTCGCCGCGACCCCCGATTTCCAGACCGAGAAGGGTTATGAAGTGCCGGCGCCGGGCCAGGCGAACCTTTCCATGTCCACCGCCCAGCTCGCCGAGCGCTATGGCGCCGTCTCGATGACGCTGGAAATGCCGTTCAAGGACAATGAGACGCTTCCGGACGAGACCTATGGCTGGTCGCCGGATCGCTGCCGCCTGCTCGCCCGCGCCTGCCTCGACGCGCTCCACGCGGTGTCGGGCCGGATCGCCGATTACCGGAAAGCCTGA
- a CDS encoding endonuclease domain-containing protein produces MRREPTEPEKRLWRHLSGSQLGGFKFRRQAAIPPFVADFFCPAKGLIVEVDGETHIAEADARRDAMLAARGFPTIRCSNRDVMSNVDGVLTVIRQTLEDLPDRCWGASTYPTPTPPLKGRG; encoded by the coding sequence ATGCGTCGGGAACCGACCGAGCCTGAAAAGCGACTTTGGCGGCATCTTTCGGGCTCGCAGCTCGGCGGCTTCAAGTTCCGGCGTCAGGCAGCGATCCCACCCTTTGTCGCCGACTTCTTCTGCCCCGCGAAAGGGCTGATCGTGGAAGTGGATGGCGAGACCCATATCGCAGAGGCGGACGCCAGGCGAGACGCCATGCTTGCGGCCCGTGGGTTCCCAACGATCCGCTGTTCCAATCGCGACGTGATGAGCAATGTCGACGGCGTACTGACTGTCATCCGCCAGACTCTCGAAGATCTTCCCGATCGGTGCTGGGGCGCTTCGACATACCCCACCCCAACCCCTCCCCTGAAGGGGAGGGGCTAA
- a CDS encoding DUF4136 domain-containing protein: MRMSLLRSGLALAAAAALLGGCATDQGSGARAGASVTRFHLGEPIARGSILIEPGNSGDAGSLEFAQLSGPVARELTRLGWTIVPPGATSEQVATMRVVQTMREGPARRSGLSIGLGGATGGYRSGVGVGVGGTIPIGGARRGGILVTSLAIRIQRRSDATVAWEGRAEIEAAAGSPLADQRVAVDRLATALFQDFPGESGRTITVR, from the coding sequence ATGCGCATGTCGTTGCTTCGTTCGGGCCTGGCGCTCGCCGCCGCCGCGGCGCTCCTTGGCGGATGTGCCACCGATCAGGGTTCCGGCGCCCGCGCCGGGGCCAGCGTCACCCGATTCCATCTCGGCGAGCCGATCGCGCGCGGCTCGATCCTGATCGAGCCCGGCAATTCGGGCGACGCGGGAAGCCTGGAATTCGCGCAGCTTTCGGGCCCGGTCGCCCGCGAGCTTACCCGGCTCGGCTGGACGATCGTCCCGCCCGGCGCGACATCGGAACAGGTGGCGACGATGCGCGTGGTCCAGACGATGCGCGAGGGGCCGGCGCGCCGGTCCGGGCTCAGCATCGGCCTTGGCGGCGCGACGGGCGGCTATCGCAGCGGCGTGGGCGTCGGCGTCGGCGGGACGATCCCGATCGGCGGCGCGCGCCGCGGCGGGATCCTCGTCACCAGTCTCGCGATCCGCATCCAGCGCCGATCGGATGCAACCGTCGCCTGGGAAGGTCGCGCGGAGATCGAGGCCGCGGCCGGATCGCCGCTGGCCGATCAGCGGGTGGCGGTGGATAGGCTGGCGACCGCCCTGTTTCAAGACTTCCCTGGAGAGTCTGGTCGCACTATCACAGTGCGCTGA
- the ykgO gene encoding type B 50S ribosomal protein L36, whose translation MKIRNSLKSLKSRHRDCRVIRRRGRTYVINKTNRRFKARQG comes from the coding sequence ATGAAGATCCGCAATTCCCTGAAGTCCCTGAAGTCGCGTCACCGCGATTGTCGCGTGATCCGCCGCCGCGGCCGGACCTACGTCATCAACAAGACGAACCGCCGCTTCAAGGCGCGCCAGGGCTGA
- the ruvC gene encoding crossover junction endodeoxyribonuclease RuvC — protein sequence MDVVIGLDPGLACTGWGVIAADGNRLSHVANGQVRTDAKQPLPARLVRLEEALAAVIAAHGPTEAAVEEVFLNDNPQSTLKLGQARGVVLLVAARQGIAVGEYAPRLVKKAVVGTGGADKAQVHAMVQRLLPSAKIAGADAADALAVAITHAHHLASARRVR from the coding sequence ATGGATGTCGTCATCGGCCTCGATCCCGGTCTTGCCTGCACAGGCTGGGGGGTGATCGCGGCCGACGGCAACCGGCTTTCGCATGTCGCCAACGGCCAGGTGCGAACCGATGCGAAGCAGCCGCTGCCGGCGCGGCTGGTGCGGCTGGAGGAGGCGCTGGCGGCCGTGATCGCGGCGCACGGGCCGACCGAGGCCGCGGTCGAGGAGGTGTTCCTCAACGACAATCCGCAATCGACGCTGAAGCTCGGCCAGGCGCGGGGCGTGGTCCTGCTGGTCGCCGCGCGGCAGGGGATCGCGGTCGGCGAATATGCACCGCGGCTGGTCAAGAAGGCGGTGGTCGGCACCGGCGGCGCGGACAAGGCGCAGGTCCACGCAATGGTCCAGCGGCTCTTGCCCTCGGCGAAGATCGCCGGCGCCGACGCGGCGGATGCGCTGGCCGTCGCGATCACCCATGCGCACCATCTCGCCAGCGCGCGAAGGGTGAGGTGA